GGGAACTGCTCGAACAGCGCTTCGCGGGGATGAAGGATGCCCTGGAGAACGCCGACGAGACCGACCGGCAGGCGATCACCGACATGCTCGCCGACCTGAACGACCTGCTCGCCAAGCACAACCGCGGCGAGGACACCTCCGCGGACTTCGCCGAGTTCATGGAAAAACACGGCCAGTTCTTCCCGGAGAACCCGCGCAACACCGAGGAATTGGTCGAGTCGCTGGCCCGTCGCAGCGCGGCCGCGCAGCAGTTCTACAACTCGCTCTCACCCGAGCAGCGGGCCGAACTCGACCAGCTCGCGCAGCAGGCCTTCGGCTCGCCGGAGCTGATGGCCGCGTTGGCCAATGTCGACTCCCAACTGCAGATGGCGCGCCCCGATCTCGACTGGGACGGATCGCAGGGGTTCTCCGGCGACCAGCCGATGGGGCTGGGGGAGGGGGCCGCGGCGATGGCCGACCTCGCCGAGTTGGATGCGCTGAGCGAGGCGTTGAGCCAGCAGTACGCCGGCGCCGACCTCGCCGACATCGACCTGGACGCCCTGGCCCGGCAGCTGGGCGACGACGCCGCCGTCGACGCCCGCACCCTGGCCCGTCTGGAACAGGCGCTGCGCGAGCAGGGATTCTTCGAGCGCGGCGACGACGGCCAGCTCCGGCTGAGCCCCAAGGCGATGCGACAGCTCGGGCAAGCGGTGCTGTCCGACGTCGCCGAGCGGCTGTCGGCCCGCGGCGAACGGTCCACCCGGCTCGCCGGACGCCTCGGGGAGCCGACCGGAGCGACCCGCGAGTGGGCCTTCGGCGACACCGAGCCGTGGGACGTGCCCAGGACCATCACCAACGCGGTGCTGCGCGAGGCCGGTGCGGGAGCCTACGATCCCGGTCGGCCGGTGCGCCTGGACATCGCCGACGTGGAGGTCACCGACACCGAGGCGCGCACGCAGGCGGCCGTCGTGCTCCTCGTCGACACCTCCTTCTCGATGGAGATGGAGGGCCGCTGGCTGCCGATGAAGCGCACGGCGATCGCGCTCAACCATCTCGTCTCCACGCGTTTCCGCACCGACGAACTGGAGATCATCGCGTTCGGCCGTGAGGCGCGCACGATCGATGTCGGCGAATTGGCGGGATTGTCGCCGCGGATGGAGCAGGGCACCAACCTGCACCACGCGCTGCTGTTGGCCCAACGCCACCTGCGGCGGCATCCGCATGCGATGCCGGTGGTGCTGATCGTCACCGACGGCGAGCCGACGGCGCATCTCGAGCCCTCGGGCGAGCCCTTCTTCTTCTACCCGCCGCATCCGCAGACCATCGGCCTGACCGTCGCCGAACTCGACCACGTGGCCCGGATGGGCGCCCAGGTGACCATCTTCCGGCTCGGCGACGACCCGGGGTTGGCCATGTTCATCGACAACGTGGCGCGCCGCATCGGCGGCCGGGTCGTAGCCCCCGACGTTGACGGCCTCGGTGCCGCCGTCGTCGGCGATTACCTGCGCTCGCGCCGCGCGCGTTAGCACCCGACCCCGCCGAGTCTCGATACACCGACTCGGCTAGCGCGGTCTCGATACACCGACTCGGCTAGCGCCTCGCCGGCACTCGACCACCGTCTTACGGCACTCGACCACCGTCAGTCCCGCCGAGTGGGCACTCCAATCCCGCCGAGTGGGCACCTCAACGCTCCCGAGTGGGCACCTCAGCCCAGGGTGACCGCTATGAAGGCGATGACCGGGATCGACGCGAGGGTGGTGACTAGCGCGCTATCGCGTGCCAACGCCTGACCGCGCTGATACCGCACGGCGTACACGAGCACGTTCTGCGCGGTCGGTAGCGCGGCGATGACCACCTGGGCGAACAGATGATGCCCGGACAGGCCGAATCCCCAGCGCGACAGGGCGTAGGCGAGCGCGGGCATGGCGAGCATCTTCAGCACGGCGGCGAGGGCGACATCCCGCTTCGACGTGGTGTCGCCGTCCTCGGTCGACGACGCGCGGCGCGCGGCCAGGGAGAGGCCGAAGACCAGCAGGGCGAGCGGCACCGACGCGTCCCCGAGCATGCGGAACGGGTCCATCACCGCCTTCGGCGGATGCCAGTGCAACCCCGCGACCACCAGTCCGGCCACACCGCCGAGCAGGATCGGATTGGAGAGCGGGGTGAGCACGGCGTCGCGCCACACCCGACGGCCGCCCAGTCCGCCCGCCGCGCTGCGCAAGGCGGAGAGGTCCAGTGCCACCAGGGCGATGGGCGAGTAGACGACGATCTGGAACAGCAGCAGCGGCGCGATGAACGAGCGGTCGTCGAGCACGTACATCGCGATGGGAACACCGAGGTTGACGCTGTTGACATACGACGAGGAGAGCGCCCCGATCACCAACTCGGGAACCGCGCGTCGCCACCACAGCCTGGCCGCCAACGCGTAGACGAGGCCGATGGTCAACGCGGTGCCGGCGGCGATGACCAGCGTCGACGAGAAGACTTGCCGCAGATCGGCGGCGACGAGCGCGCTGAACAGCAGCGCCGGGGTGCACACGAAGAACACCAGGCGGGAGAGGACTTCGGTCGCGGCCGGGCCGAGGGTTCCGCTCCGGCCGAGCAGATAGCCGATCCCGACCACCAAGAAGATGACCGTGAAACCCGCGACGACGCCTGACACCGCAGGAATCCTAATCGGCGGGGATCGCGGCGGTCGTGTCAGCCGGTTGACGGAGGTGCTCCTGGGGCGCAATGCCCGATTGCTGGCAGAATGGGTCGGACTATGACAAATCTGCCCCATCCGTCGGAACCCGGCGCCGACGACGAGTGGTCGCCGGTCAACCTCAACAAGGATCAGGCGTCCGCCGCCCCGTATCCCGAGCCCACCGGGCCGTCGCCGATCTCCGGCCCGCCCGTCGTCGGTCCGCCGGTCGTCGGTCCGCCGGTTGGAGGGCCGCCCGTCGTCGGCCCCCCGATGGTAGGCCCGCCGCCGGTCGGGGGCCCGCCGGTCGCCGGCTATCCCGTCCCCGGCTACCCGCCCGTCCCGGGGACCCCCGATCCGTACTCGGCGGCATACGGCTATGCCGCCTACCCGGTGAGTTCGCCGAAGTCCAACGGCATGGCCATCGGCGCCCTGGTGAGCGGTCTCGCCGGTTTCCTGTGCTGCCCGGCCGGGATCGTGGCGCTGGTCCTGGGCATTGTGGCGCTGCGGCAGATCAACGAGACCCCGGAACCGGCTTCCGGCGACCGCGGGATGGCGATCGCCGGCATCGTTCTCGGTGCCGTGTTCACCCTGATCGCGGTCGTCTACTTGGTCATCATCATCGCTGGCGCCGTCAGCAGCTGATCACGGCCGTTTTGGACCGATCGTCGGTCCGGATGTATCCTGGTCGGGTTGCGCGCCGCCCTGTGCGATCCCCCGAGTTGCTCGACGGGCCGCGCGGCGCAATCAAGACTTGTACTCAGTAGGAGAAGGACAGACTCATGGCCGTACCGAAGCGCCGCATGTCGCGGGCCAATACCCACAGCCGTCGTTCGCAGTGGAAGGCGGAGAACCCCGCGCTGCAGGAAGTCAAGGTCAACGGCGTGCCGCAGCGCCTGCCGCGTCGCCTGGTGAAGGCCGCCGAGCTCGGCCTCATCGACATCGACCGCCGCTAGCGGTCGACACCGTCTCAAACGTCGGCGCCCACACTCGCATGGAGTGTGGGCGCCGACGTTTGTGCGCTCGGAGGCGCTCAGTTCTGGGCGATCGCCTTGTTCACCAGGCGTGAGACGAAGTTCGGCACGACCTTGCTCGCATTGTTGAGGACGGTCGTCTGCACGCCCACCGAGTAATGCGTCCGGTGGATCAGCTTGTCCGCCGCATTCGGGTGTACCGAGGTCCAGACGCGCTCGGCGACCTCTTCCGGGGTGATCCGGATCCCGAGCGTCTGCGCCGACTTGGACTCGGCGTCGGCCAGTGCCGTCTTGGCCCAGAGCGGCCAGATGGCGACGACGCGGATGTCGTCCTTCTGCCACTCCAACTCCAGTGCCTCGGTGAGCCCGGCGACGTAGAACTTGGCGGCCGAGTAGGTGGCGATGTCGGGCTGGCCGTAGATGGCCGACGCCGAGGCGATATTCACCAGGTGGGAGCCGGGGGTCGCCTTGAGATACGGGTAGGCGGCCTGGGCGCCCAGGGTGACGCCGAGGACGTCGATGTCGATCTGTGCCTGGACCGCTTCGGCGGAGATGGTGTCGAGGCGGCCGCCGACGAGGATCCCGGCGTTGTTGTCCAGGACGTCGAGCTTTCCGTCGGTGTGCTTGGTGAAGTCGGCGAGCGCCTTGGCCCACTGCGCCGGCTTGCGCACGTCCAGGCGGCCGGTGACGAATTCGGGGTGCTCCGCCTTGACGGCCTTGAGTGCCTCGGCGTCGACGTCGAAGACGCCGACTGTCCACCCTTTCCCTGCGAAGTGTTTGGCGGTGGCCAGGCCGATGCCGGCGGCACCGCCGGAGATGAAGATGGAGGGCACGGTGGTTGAAGCCTTTCCGGGTGGGACGGTGTGTGTCAATGAACATTGGCATAGTTACCGCCCGGTAGTAAAGGCTCTGGTCACGATTGCGCCTCAAACTGCACGCGAATTACATGCGATTGGTAGCTTTTCCGGGGTCAGCACATCCATTTCGTCTAGACCAACGGGAGCCGCAATGACCCAGCCGCCGATTGACCCCGGCCAGCAACCGCCGCAGGTGCCGGGCCAGCAGCCCGGCGCGTACCCACCCCCTCCCGGAGCACCCGGGGCACCGGGCGGATTCCAGCCGCAGCCGGGCGCCTACCCTCCCGGACCCGCGGGTCCGGCCGCTCCGGCGTTCAGCGTCGGCGAAGGCTTCAGCTGGGCCTTCAACAAGTTCGGCAAGAACGCCGGACCGCTGATCCTCGCCACCCTCGTCTTCGGTCTGATCAGCGCCGTCGTCAGCGGGATCTTCCAGTTCATCGCCGGCGCGATGGGCAATACGACGACGGTGAGCACCGACGACTCGTTCGCCTTCACGTCGAGCTACACCGTCGGCAGTTGGATCGTCCTGATCATCGGCTACATCGTGTCGCTGATCGTGGGCGGCTACATCGCCGCGTCCTACTGGAACGGGATCCTCAAGATCGCCAACGGTGAGAAGGTGACCTTCGGATCGTTCTTCCAGCCGCGCAACGTCGGCGCCGTGATCATCGGATCGATCCTGGTCGGCATCATCACCGGCATCGGATTGGCCCTGTGCGTCCTGCCGGGCCTGATCGCCGCGATCTTCCTGTACTTCACGTCCGTGGCCATCGTGGACCACAACCTCAGCGGTCCGGACGGGCTGGTGGCGAGCTTCAACACCGTCAAGGCGAACTTCGGCCCGGCGCTGCTGACCTGGCTCCTCGCCGTCATCACCGCCGTCGTCGGCGCGCTGCTCTGCGGTGTCGGCCTCCTGGTCGCCGTGCCGGTCGCCGCGCTGCTGGTCGCCTACGCGTGGCGCCGCCTGACCGGGGGCTACACCGCTCCGGCCACCGCCTAGCGAGAATCTCGACCACTCGGGCCCCTGCCGTCGCGGCAGGGGCCCGAGTGCTTGCCGCGCGATGGCCGTGGTGCACGATCCGACTTCGACTCACGAGGTCTCGATACGGTTCCTCGGCTAGCGCCTCGGATCCACTCGACCACCCAGGTACGGTTCCTCGGCTAGCGCCTCGGATCCACCGCCGGATCGAGTGATCGCGACGAAGGAGCGATCGTATCGAGATCTCGACCACCCATAAGTCCCGCGCCGATCGCGTCCTGCGGGAATTCTCAGGCCCGCTGCGCTAAGAATTAACCATGCGGATTCTTGTGGTGGACGACGACCGCGCCGTGCGCGAGTCGTTGCGGAGGTCGTTGACCTTCAACGGCTACACCGTCGATACCGCCGGCGACGGTCTCGAGGCGCTGGAGAAGGTGGTGGCCGCCCGCCCCGACCTCCTGCTGCTCGACGTCATGATGCCGCGCATGGACGGGCTCGAGGTATGCCGCCGCCTCCGGTCGGCGGGCGACGATCTGCCGATCCTGGTACTCACCGCCCGCGACTCGGTCTCCGAGCGCGTGGCCGGTCTCGACGCCGGTGCCGACGACTACCTGGCCAAGCCCTTCGCCCTGGAAGAACTGCTGGCCCGGCTGCGGGCCCTGCTGCGCCGCGCCACCCCCGACGAGGAGGATTCCGAGGCGCTCGAGTTCGAGGATCTGCGCCTGGACCCGGTGACCCGCGACGTCACGCGCGGCGAGCGCGCGATCAGCCTCACCCGCACCGAGTTCGCCCTGCTGGAAATGCTGATGGCCAATCCGCGGCGGGTGCTCTCGCGCAGCCGGATCCTCGAAGAGGTGTGGGGATACGACTTCCCGACCTCGGGCAACGCGCTCGAGGTCTACGTCGGCTATCTGCGGCGCAAGACCGAGGCCGACGGCGAGTCCCGCCTGATCCACACCGTCCGCGGGGTCGGCTACGTGTTGCGGGAGACGCCGCCCTGAGCGTCTGGTCCGACATTCGACGGTGGTCGCAGCGCCACCGCGAGGAAGTCGCGCATCGGGAGATGCGCGAGCCGTTTGCCCTGACCCGCTCGGCGTCGCTGACGACGCGCGTGGCGCTGCTCTCGGCGACGGTCGTGGCCGTCTCGGTCTCGCTGATGGCGGCCGCCGCCTATTTCGTCGTCTACCGCGCCATGTACAACGACGTCGACCGGCAGCTGGAAAGCCGTGCCGACGGGATGACCGCCCTCTCCCGCACCGGGGCGCTGTCGGGGAATCCGCAGCGGGTCGTCTCCGGCGCGGTGTTCTCGACGAATATCTCGGTGGCGCTCATCCGCCCCGACGGCCAGACTTTCCTGGTGGGTTCGGTGCCCTTCGATTCGGTCGAGCGCGCTGTCGTGCGCAGCCCGGGCGGCCCGGGGGGCAATCTGCAGAGTCTGCGCACCGTCGGCGACCAGCGCGTATTGGCCCGCAAGCTCGACAACGGATACAGCCTCATCATGTCGCAGAGCCTGATCCACACCGAACGCGTCCTCAAACGCCTGGCCTGGGTGCTGCTCGTCGTGGGCGGCGGGGGAGTGGCGCTGGCCGCGCTCGCCGGCACGACGGTGGCGCGCACCGGCCTGCGCCCGGTGTCACGGCTCACGCGCGCAGCCGAGCGGGTCGCGCGGACCGAGGTGCTGGATCCGATCCCGGTCACCGGAAACGACGAGTTGGCGCGCCTGACCGAGGCCTTCAACACGATGCTCGCCGCGTTGCGCAACTCGCGCGAGAAGCAGGCCAGGCTCGTGGCCGACGCCGGTCACGAGCTCAAGACCCCGCTGACCTCGCTGCGGACCAACGTCGAACTCCTCATCGCCTCCGCCGAGCCCGGAGCCCCGGCGGTGCCGCTCGCAGACATGATCGAGCTGCGCAGCGACATCGTCGCCCAGATCGAGGAACTGTCCACCCTCGTCGGCGACCTTGTCGACCTCTCCCGCGACGAGGTCACCCACGTCGTCCACGAAGAGGTGGACATGGTCGACATCGTCGACCGCAGTCTCGAACGGGCCAGGCGCCGCCGCAACGACGTCGACTTCGTCGTCGACGCGGAGAACTGGTACGTCTTCGGGGAATCGGCCGGACTCTCGCGCGCGGTACTCAACGTGCTCGACAACGCGGCGAAATGGTCGCCGGGCGGGCACCGGGTGGAGGTCGCGCTGCGGCAGCAGACGGTGAACACGGCCGTACTCACCGTCGCCGACGCCGGGCCGGGTATCCCGCCGGAGGATCGGGAGCTGGTGTTCGAGCGCTTCTATCGCGCCGCGGACTCCCGATCGATGCCCGGTTCCGGGCTGGGCCTGGCGATCGTGCGCCAGGTCGTCGAACGCCTCGGCGGGACGGTCACCGCCGGGCAGTCGAGGATGGGGGGAGCGTTGATCACCATGACGCTGCCCGGTCATCCGATACCGGTGGAACCCACGCCCGTCGTCGTTCGTCAGTAATGTGTACGGCACCGACCCGGTGCTCGAATCAGACAAGCGAGGCAGCCACGTGAGCCAACCACCCTCCAGCGACAACCCGACGCCTGACACGTCGGGCACGGGCAGCGCCGCCGGTCAGCCGGCACCGTGGCAGTCGAGCACCTCCGCCACGCCCGCCGGCTACGGCGCGCAGGCGCCGGCCGAGGGTATCCCGGCAGTTCCGCAGGCACCGCGCACCGAGCAGTACACCACCGCCTTCCCGACCACCCCGGGGGCGGCGGCGGGAACAGAACCGCAGGCCACCGCGCCGACCCAGTCGCCGTACCCGAGCGCCTTCCCGTCGGGCTATCCCGCCGGTGCCTCCGCCGCCGGCCAGCCGAACTACGCGGGCCCGCACACCGGGCAGCTGCCTGTCGTGCCGACCGATGCCTCCCAGCGCAGCGGTTCCGGTCGCAAGGTCGCGATCGCCAGCGGTGCCGTGGTGCTCGCGCTGGCCTCCGGCGGTATCGGCGGCGTCGTCGGCGCGCACGTCGACCGGGCGGATTCACCCCCGGCCATCGGCGGCGACCTCCACGGTGGCGACAACGGGTCGCCGCAGGCGCCCCCGGCCCCCGCCGGCAGCGTCCAGGCGGTCGCGGCCAAGACGCTGCCCTCGGTGGTGTCCATCGCGGTGCGGTCGGGCAACGAGGAGATGGAGGGCTCCGGTGTCGTACTCGACGCCGACGGCACCATCATGACCAACAACCATGTCGTCGGGGGCGGGAGCACCCGGTCGGCCACGCGGCCGACGATCACCGTCATCTTCCACGACGGCTCGCGCGCGCAGGCCGACCTGCGCGGCGCCGACTCGATCTCGGACATCGCGGTGATCAAGGTGAAGAACCACCCCGGCCTGCAGCCGATCAACGTCGGCACGTCGAAGAACCTCGCGGTGGGCCAGGACGTGATCGCGATCGGCTCGCCGCTCGGCCTCGCCGGCACGGTCACCACCGGCATCATCTCGGCGCTCAACCGGCCGGTCTCGACGCAGCGCGTCGGCAAGCAGATCGACTCGGTGATCGACGCCATCCAGACCGATGCGGCGATCAACCCGGGCAACTCCGGCGGCGCGCTGGTCAACGCCCGCGGCGCCCTCATCGGGGTCAACACCGCGATCGCGACCCTCGGCGGTCAGGACGCCAACGGGCAGCAGCGCGCCACCGGCAGCATCGGCCTCGGCTTCGCGATCCCGATCGACCAGGCGATGCGTATCGCCAACCAGCTCATCAAGGACGGCAAGGCCGAGCATCCGAGCCTCGGCGTCACCGCCATGCCGGTACCGATGGACCAGGACACCTCGGGCGCCCGCGTGGCGACGGTGGTACCCGGCGGCGCGGCCGCCGACGCCGGCATCCCGAAGGGGGCGGTGATCACCCGTTTGGGCGGCCGTCCGATCACGGGCTCGGAGGATCTGGTGGCCGCGGTCCGGTCCTTCGCGCCGGGTGACGTCGTCGAGGTCGAATACGTCGCCGGCGGCAAGACGACCACGACGAAGGTCACGCTCAAGACGCTCCCGGCCAACTGAGTGCCGTCCGCCAACCGACCCGCAATCCGACAGGAGTGGTGATGACCGGATCGATTTTCGAAGAGACCGTCCGCGACGACTCGGTGGCCGACGCCGCCGCGCGCGAGCTATCCGCGGCAGCGGGCCCGGACGACGCGATGACCGCGCGGGCGCTGGTGGTCGTCGTAGCTGACGACCACGTCGACTCCGGCGGACTGGGCGCCCTGGTCGGCGAGTTGCTCGAGGAGGCCGGCTTCCACGTGGACGCCACCGTCGTCGTGTCCGGTGACGAGGTGGAGATCCGCAACGCGCTCAACACGGCCGTCATCGGCGGAGTCGACGTCGTCATCTCCGTCGGCGGGGTCGGGGTCCGCGCCCGCGACGTGGCGCCCGAGGCCACCGAGCCGCTGCTCGACCGCCGCCTGCCCGGCATCGAGGAGGCGGTCCGCTCCTCCGGGCTGGCCGCCGGTGCGACCGACGCGGGACTCTCCCGCGGGTTGGCCGGTATCTCCGGGCAGACCCTCGTGGTCAACCTCGCCGATTCGCGGGCCGCGGTGCGCGACGGGATGGCGACGATCACGATGCTCGCGCACCACGTGATCGCCGACATCACCGAGTTCTAGGCGGTTCGGCGCGGTGGCGGAGAAAGCGCAGTCCGACGAACAACGATGGCGGCGACGGCAACGCCTCGACGCGGTCTTCGGCGACGACCTGCCCGACACCACCGGCGACGAGCGGGGCGACGGGGAGGGATCCGGCCGCGGCCGCGAGTGGTACGAACGCAACCGGCCGCCGC
This genomic interval from Gordonia sp. X0973 contains the following:
- a CDS encoding response regulator transcription factor codes for the protein MRILVVDDDRAVRESLRRSLTFNGYTVDTAGDGLEALEKVVAARPDLLLLDVMMPRMDGLEVCRRLRSAGDDLPILVLTARDSVSERVAGLDAGADDYLAKPFALEELLARLRALLRRATPDEEDSEALEFEDLRLDPVTRDVTRGERAISLTRTEFALLEMLMANPRRVLSRSRILEEVWGYDFPTSGNALEVYVGYLRRKTEADGESRLIHTVRGVGYVLRETPP
- a CDS encoding molybdenum cofactor biosynthesis protein B; this encodes MTGSIFEETVRDDSVADAAARELSAAAGPDDAMTARALVVVVADDHVDSGGLGALVGELLEEAGFHVDATVVVSGDEVEIRNALNTAVIGGVDVVISVGGVGVRARDVAPEATEPLLDRRLPGIEEAVRSSGLAAGATDAGLSRGLAGISGQTLVVNLADSRAAVRDGMATITMLAHHVIADITEF
- a CDS encoding SDR family oxidoreductase, with protein sequence MPSIFISGGAAGIGLATAKHFAGKGWTVGVFDVDAEALKAVKAEHPEFVTGRLDVRKPAQWAKALADFTKHTDGKLDVLDNNAGILVGGRLDTISAEAVQAQIDIDVLGVTLGAQAAYPYLKATPGSHLVNIASASAIYGQPDIATYSAAKFYVAGLTEALELEWQKDDIRVVAIWPLWAKTALADAESKSAQTLGIRITPEEVAERVWTSVHPNAADKLIHRTHYSVGVQTTVLNNASKVVPNFVSRLVNKAIAQN
- a CDS encoding AEC family transporter, yielding MSGVVAGFTVIFLVVGIGYLLGRSGTLGPAATEVLSRLVFFVCTPALLFSALVAADLRQVFSSTLVIAAGTALTIGLVYALAARLWWRRAVPELVIGALSSSYVNSVNLGVPIAMYVLDDRSFIAPLLLFQIVVYSPIALVALDLSALRSAAGGLGGRRVWRDAVLTPLSNPILLGGVAGLVVAGLHWHPPKAVMDPFRMLGDASVPLALLVFGLSLAARRASSTEDGDTTSKRDVALAAVLKMLAMPALAYALSRWGFGLSGHHLFAQVVIAALPTAQNVLVYAVRYQRGQALARDSALVTTLASIPVIAFIAVTLG
- a CDS encoding trypsin-like peptidase domain-containing protein, with translation MSQPPSSDNPTPDTSGTGSAAGQPAPWQSSTSATPAGYGAQAPAEGIPAVPQAPRTEQYTTAFPTTPGAAAGTEPQATAPTQSPYPSAFPSGYPAGASAAGQPNYAGPHTGQLPVVPTDASQRSGSGRKVAIASGAVVLALASGGIGGVVGAHVDRADSPPAIGGDLHGGDNGSPQAPPAPAGSVQAVAAKTLPSVVSIAVRSGNEEMEGSGVVLDADGTIMTNNHVVGGGSTRSATRPTITVIFHDGSRAQADLRGADSISDIAVIKVKNHPGLQPINVGTSKNLAVGQDVIAIGSPLGLAGTVTTGIISALNRPVSTQRVGKQIDSVIDAIQTDAAINPGNSGGALVNARGALIGVNTAIATLGGQDANGQQRATGSIGLGFAIPIDQAMRIANQLIKDGKAEHPSLGVTAMPVPMDQDTSGARVATVVPGGAAADAGIPKGAVITRLGGRPITGSEDLVAAVRSFAPGDVVEVEYVAGGKTTTTKVTLKTLPAN
- a CDS encoding DUF4190 domain-containing protein → MTNLPHPSEPGADDEWSPVNLNKDQASAAPYPEPTGPSPISGPPVVGPPVVGPPVGGPPVVGPPMVGPPPVGGPPVAGYPVPGYPPVPGTPDPYSAAYGYAAYPVSSPKSNGMAIGALVSGLAGFLCCPAGIVALVLGIVALRQINETPEPASGDRGMAIAGIVLGAVFTLIAVVYLVIIIAGAVSS
- a CDS encoding VWA domain-containing protein, with translation MADSFDADPAQHRRSFHRSRYERYRGGPDPLAPPLDLREALDEIGADVMAGYSPQRALREMLRRGTPGMTGLDELRERVNRRRNELLEQRNLDGTFAEIKELLDSAVLAERKQLARDLDDDARFAEMQIGNLPPSTAAAVNELADYRWRSPQARADFEKIRDLLGRELLEQRFAGMKDALENADETDRQAITDMLADLNDLLAKHNRGEDTSADFAEFMEKHGQFFPENPRNTEELVESLARRSAAAQQFYNSLSPEQRAELDQLAQQAFGSPELMAALANVDSQLQMARPDLDWDGSQGFSGDQPMGLGEGAAAMADLAELDALSEALSQQYAGADLADIDLDALARQLGDDAAVDARTLARLEQALREQGFFERGDDGQLRLSPKAMRQLGQAVLSDVAERLSARGERSTRLAGRLGEPTGATREWAFGDTEPWDVPRTITNAVLREAGAGAYDPGRPVRLDIADVEVTDTEARTQAAVVLLVDTSFSMEMEGRWLPMKRTAIALNHLVSTRFRTDELEIIAFGREARTIDVGELAGLSPRMEQGTNLHHALLLAQRHLRRHPHAMPVVLIVTDGEPTAHLEPSGEPFFFYPPHPQTIGLTVAELDHVARMGAQVTIFRLGDDPGLAMFIDNVARRIGGRVVAPDVDGLGAAVVGDYLRSRRAR
- a CDS encoding HAMP domain-containing sensor histidine kinase, which translates into the protein MREPFALTRSASLTTRVALLSATVVAVSVSLMAAAAYFVVYRAMYNDVDRQLESRADGMTALSRTGALSGNPQRVVSGAVFSTNISVALIRPDGQTFLVGSVPFDSVERAVVRSPGGPGGNLQSLRTVGDQRVLARKLDNGYSLIMSQSLIHTERVLKRLAWVLLVVGGGGVALAALAGTTVARTGLRPVSRLTRAAERVARTEVLDPIPVTGNDELARLTEAFNTMLAALRNSREKQARLVADAGHELKTPLTSLRTNVELLIASAEPGAPAVPLADMIELRSDIVAQIEELSTLVGDLVDLSRDEVTHVVHEEVDMVDIVDRSLERARRRRNDVDFVVDAENWYVFGESAGLSRAVLNVLDNAAKWSPGGHRVEVALRQQTVNTAVLTVADAGPGIPPEDRELVFERFYRAADSRSMPGSGLGLAIVRQVVERLGGTVTAGQSRMGGALITMTLPGHPIPVEPTPVVVRQ
- the rpmF gene encoding 50S ribosomal protein L32, with the protein product MAVPKRRMSRANTHSRRSQWKAENPALQEVKVNGVPQRLPRRLVKAAELGLIDIDRR